The Branchiostoma floridae strain S238N-H82 chromosome 10, Bfl_VNyyK, whole genome shotgun sequence genome has a segment encoding these proteins:
- the LOC118424516 gene encoding transcription initiation factor TFIID subunit 11-like: MADVSAGTSRQKTTQDSEQTSNIFQGGQNKDDVSTTQKRPSSEETVAGTSSSSSEKTEGEPSAKKLALERVGSVEEGETRKTKMEQLEEERQKMQVLVASFSEEQLNRYEMFRRSAFPKASIKRIMQQMTGTSVSQNVVIAMAGISKVFVGEVVEEALDVMEKSGDSGPLQPKHIREAVRRLRLKDQVPSTKFKKTLFR, from the exons ATGGCGGACGTATCTGCGGGAACCTCGAGACAGAAAACCACACAAGACTCGGAACAAACGTCGAATATTTTCCAAGGCGGGCAAAACAAAGACGATGTTTCGACGACTCAGAAACGGCCGTCTTCTGAAGAAACTGTAGCCGGGACGTCTTCCAGTTCGTCTGAGAAGACAGAAGGAGAACCTTCGGCAAAGAAACTAGCGCTAGAACGGGTGGGGAGCGTCGAGGAAGGAGagacaagaaagacaaagatggAACAACTGGAAGAGGAGAGACAGAAAATGca GGTCCTTGTTGCATCCTTCTCAGAAGAACAACTGAACCGCTACGAGATGTTCAGAAGATCAGCGTTTCCCAAGGCTTCTATCAAGAGG ATCATGCAGCAGATGACAGGTACCAGTGTGTCCCAGAATGTGGTCATCGCCATGGCTGGCATCTCCAAGGTGTTTGTAGGAGAGGTTGTAGAAGAAG CCCTGGATGTGATGGAGAAGTCAGGTGATTCAGGACCGCTCCAGCCCAAACACATCCGAGAAGCCGTCAGGAGACTCAGACTTAAGGACCAAGTACCTTCCACAAAGTTTAAGAAAACGCTGTTCCGTTGA
- the LOC118424316 gene encoding putative protein MSS51 homolog, mitochondrial — MNILSAENRQKSEDWRRKNKRPLKYGNPDRTFQQSHQHPGTMEPPPDEDRHFRDEHYPQRHFRQTFGHVMNQGGNLLTPDQLKKRNKKTHETVAKALQQTFEKLDDLRRYCFVCERSDKVNRCARCQMVYYCGQKCQKKDWARHKKVCKFLSGERIDQVTETLPVQNACHVLKPGRTWSKPAGEVATWADWLSINPSVVSEIQRNVPSMVEWYKFIGRPTTEAAVTESLQRCCTEMLTHPIVIGKGLVTFNVDPRVKPVHIHMVGAAKPELLMSEIDTTKELSAMFPNHKGMRILLVGPEVPHKLAHGNPPSNKTLSKGKIEYVYSNELYHDFVHRYVDHDRCPKADLVIALHPGLHTEVLIEPWTPTINLLLDRELPTVFTMYNVAEYDDSLEILIPFRPNYVQSGTNPFGSLLAKQTPFDLNQVFASNSYIMAIKGREK, encoded by the exons ATGAAC ATTTTAAGTGCAGAGAATCGACAGAAAAGCGAGGATTGGAGACGCAAGAACAAGAGACCACTGAAGTACGGCAACCCTGACAGGACATTCCAACAGTCACATCAACATCCGGGCACCATGGAACCACCTCCCGACGAGGATCGTCACTTCCGGGACGAGCACTACCCGCAACGTCACTTCCGGCAAACGTTTGGTCACGTCATGAACCAGGGTGGAAACCTCCTCACGCCCGACCAACTCAAGAAACGGAACAAAAAGACCCACGAAACCGTCGCGAAAGCTCTTCAACAGACTTTCGAGAAACTAGACGATCTGAGGAGGTATTGTTTCGTTTGTGAGAGGTCAGACAAGGTCAACCGTTGCGCCAGGTGTCAGATGGTGTACTACTGTGGACAGAAGTGTCAGAAGAAGGATTGGGCGAGGCACAAGAAAGTCTGCAAGTTCCTGAGTGGGGAAAGAATAGATCAG GTTACAGAGACGCTTCCGGTTCAGAACGCCTGCCATGTTCTGAAGCCGGGGCGCACTTGGAGCAAGCCGGCGGGAGAAGTCGCGACCTGGGCCGACTGGTTATCCATCAACCCCTCGGTGGTTTCCGAGATTCAGCGGAACGTCCCGTCCATGGTAGAGTGGTACAAGTTCATCGGGAGACCTACAACCGAAGCCGCCGTGACCGAATCTCTTCAACGCTGCTGTACGGAGATGCTAACCCACCCTATCGTCATAGGAAAGGGATTGGTAACTTTTAACGTGGACCCACGTGTAAAACCTGTCCACATTCACATGGTAGGCGCAGCAAAGCCCGAACTTTTAATGTCGGAGATAGACACCACCAAAGAACTTTCCGCCATGTTTCCCAATCACAAAGGCATGCGGATTCTTCTAGTAGGGCCCGAGGTCCCTCATAAACTAGCCCATGGTAACCCTCCTAGCAACAAGACCCTAAGTAAAGGGAAGATAGAGTATGTGTATTCGAACGAGTTGTACCATGATTTTGTACATAGATATGTTGACCACGACAGGTGTCCAAAAGCTGATCTGGTCATAGCTCTACATCCAGGGCTTCACACCGAAGTTCTTATAGAACCGTGGACGCCCACCATCAATCTCTTGCTAGACAGGGAACTTCCGACGGTTTTTACCATGTATAACGTAGCTGAGTATGATGACTCGTTAGAAATTCTGATCCCGTTTCGACCAAATTACGTACAGAGTGGTACTAACCCTTTTGGGTCTCTCTTGGCGAAGCAGACACCGTTTGACTTGAATCAGGTCTTCGCTTCCAATAGCTACATTATGGCTATAAAAGGAAGGGAAAAGTAG